From one Triticum aestivum cultivar Chinese Spring chromosome 4B, IWGSC CS RefSeq v2.1, whole genome shotgun sequence genomic stretch:
- the LOC123090837 gene encoding zinc finger protein VAR3, chloroplastic, whose product MASSKLLTAAVSSSIRRFYRLASSPLLPPPASRRLPGPLLSARFCSAAAAATTPVDAAAPAPAYSALAAATTPVDAASSAVAAVSEGHPWPEWADFLEKLRAKGYFVRPPLASGAPVGEEVAADAVAKPDYPFRDQNRVKNACLKFARERFDLLSSLPKKDIQAIVECGCPNIFRKAVSSAKRLREFVQVDEGDACSVCKLRGSCDKAYVIPKAEEAARTVDVVRILLTYAIDPANLSGENSVGGGVQESAKKLLSDLTMLCDTTIDPSLPKPVIHTYSKQDSSTKPDKGKQSSRVSAGKGRETAVTEMKKGDWLCPNCNFLNFARNRQCLECKVDGPKKIEAAISEMKMGDWICPGCAFMNFSRNKMCFKCEGQRPKRQLNPGEWECPSCDFVNFRRNQECKKCSHDRPEDDTQDNKLGYDVWRNTKGANKDRSFYSVRQEDDDGDEEGLPYKGEERRHVASRRASPARREFAGKSSNHGDEDDALPYKEGDRRVSSRRASPARKGHAKNDGDDEDVELDVSPYDGARKHGSSRRAAPGRRGFTKDEDDVLPYEGARKHVVSRRATPSRRRFTAARGE is encoded by the exons ATGGCCTCTTCCAAGCTCCTGACCGCCGCCGTGAGCTCCTCCATCCGGCGCTTCTACCGCCTCGCCTCCTCCCCCCTCCTGCCGCCGCCCGCCTCCCGCCGCCTCCCGGGGCCACTCCTCTCCGCACGcttctgctccgccgccgccgccgccaccacgccggtggacgccgccgcccccgcccccgcctactcggccctcgccgccgccaccacgccggTGGATGCCGCCTCCTCCGCCGTCGCCGCGGTCTCCGAGGGCCACCCGTGGCCGGAGTGGGCCGACTTCCTCGAGAAGCTGCGGGCCAAGGGGTACTTCGTGCGGCCCCCTCTCGCCTCCGGCGCCCCCGTGGGCGAGGAGGTGGCCGCGGATGCCGTGGCCAAGCCCGACTACCCCTTCAGGGACCAGAACAGGGTGAAGAACGCGTGCCTCAAGTTCGCGCGCGAGCGCTTTGATCTTCTCAG CTCTCTTCCCAAGAAGGATATTCAAGCTATTGTCGAGTGTGGCTGTCCTAATATCTTCCGAAAGGCTGTCAGTTCTGCAAAAAGGCTGAGAGAATTTGTGCAGGTTGACGAAGGAGAT GCATGCAGTGTTTGCAAATTGCGTGGGTCTTGTGATAAGGCTTATGTCATTCCAAAAGCTGAGGAAGCAGCTCGTACCGTTGATGTTGTGCGCATACTGCTAACTTATGCAATAGATCCAGCCAACCTATCTGGAGAAAATTCTGTTGGTGGGGGTGTGCAAGAATCTGCAAAGAAGCTTCTCTCAGATCTGACTATGCTTtgtgacacaacaattgatccatcTCTTCCTAAACCTGTAATTCACACTTATAGCAAGCAGGATTCATCAACCAAACCTGACAAGGGCAAACAATCATCTAGGGTTTCAGCTGGAAAGGGTAGAGAAACAGCTGTGACTGAAATGAAGAAGGGTGACTGGCTTTGCCCGAA CTGCAACTTCTTAAATTTTGCTCGAAATCGTCAATGTCTCGAATGCAAAGTTGATGGACCAAAGAAGATAGAAGCAGCCATCAGTGAAATGAAAATGGGAGATTGGATTTGTCCAGG ATGCGCTTTTATGAACTTCTCTCGCAACAAGATGTGTTTTAAATGTGAAGGGCAACGGCCCAAAAGGCAGCTTAACCCTGGAGAGTGGGAATGCCCCTC ATGTGATTTTGTTAACTTCCGACGGAACCAGGAGTGCAAAAAGTGCAGCCACGACCGCCCCGAAGACGATACCCAGGATAATAAGCTCGGATACGATGTGTGGAGAAACACCAAGGGAGCTAACAAGGATAGAAGCTTTTACTCTGTTCGTCAGGAAGACGACGACGGCGATGAAGAGGGGTTGCCATACAAGGGGGAGGAGCGCAGGCATGTAGCGAGCAGAAGGGCGTCACCAGCCCGGAGGGAGTTCGCGGGCAAGAGTAGTAACCATGGCGACGAAGACGATGCCTTGCCATACAAGGAGGGAGACAGGCGTGTGTCGAGCAGAAGGGCCTCACCAGCCCGGAAGGGACACGCGAAGAATGACGGTGATGATGAGGATGTCGAATTGGATGTCTCGCCCTATGATGGGGCGCGCAAGCATGGATCGAGCAGAAGGGCGGCGCCAGGCCGGAGGGGATTCACCAAGGATGAAGACGACGTGTTGCCGTATGAAGGGGCGCGCAAGCATGTGGTAAGCAGAAGGGCAACCCCATCCCGGAGGAGATTCACTGCTGCTAGAGGAGAATAG